CTTAAACGCAATGCATCTGGCCAGGGAAATGACCTGATCACTGTGTTCTTTTACAGCAACGACCAGGCTCTTGAAATTGCTTACAATGACGACCCGCAAGTACAGTTTTCGCAGCGCGATGAGTCGGCTATCCAGGTTACGTCTAACGATATGAGTTCAACCATTCGCTTCCCTGCTCATCAAACAATCCATTACGTCGTTGTTGCCATAAAGCCCCCTCGCTTAACCGACTTATTAGCCCTCAGAGAGCCTAATTCGGTACTTCAAACCATTACGGGCAGTGGTAATTCCTTTTTGTTCTTCGAACGTATGGAAGCCGAAACCAAGCTGTTGCTTAAAAACATGGCTGCCATAGATATGAATGATCGCCTGAGCCACTTCTATATGCAGATCAAAGTGCAGGAACTGCTTTATCTGGTTTTTTATAAATTATCTTTACGGGAAAATGCTGCTCATCAGGCAATTAACAACGCTGATGCCGAACGACTCCTGCACATTCGCAATGAAATCATCAGCGATTTGAGCGTACCGCCCGTAATCCGTGACCTGGCGCAGCTCGCAGCCATGAGCGAAACCAAACTGAAACAGCTGTTCAAACAAACGTTCGGTACCACGATCTACAACTATTACCAGCAGGCTCGAATGGAAGAAGCCGCATTTCTGTTAAAGCAGGGCAAGCACTCTGTTGGCGAAGTGGGCTATGAGCTGGGATTTTCCAATCTGAGTCACTTCAGCCGAATATTTGAAAAGCACTATGGCCTGAACCCGAAGCGCTACTCGTATTCATAACGCGCAGTTTCCCCCAAATAATTGGACGAGAACACTTTCTTACTGTACTTCTCGGCAATAACCTGTAGTTTTTTATGGTTACTTCATCAATATGGGGCGGAAGCAGAAACTGACCGGATGTAACGGTTGGCCAATCTCCTCGAAGAACGTTTCCAGTCCCGCAGGGACAAACCAAATTACATCCGTTTACATCCTTGTCCAGTATAAGACAGGAGTATCTGAAAGAGAATGGCTTGCCTGAGATGCGCTGTCGGATTCGACTATTTTTCTGGCTTTTTGCGCTATTTCCCCTTCATTGGAAGCTTCAACTTTGCCCTACAAAATCGCATCACAGAGCAAAGAACAACTTAGTAACATTTTTTAGGGAGTTTGAGCTCTAGTGGTAAATCAGGGCAGTCGATCTGGAACCAGAAGTGCATGCATACACCGATAAGCTATCATCAGGCCTGGAGCCTTTTGTTCAACGTAAAATAGTTAACCAACATGAAAAAAGTAATTTATAATCAGTTTGGCGACGAGAGTATATTGGAATTAGTCGAGCAGACAGTACCAGAAATCAACAAGGATCAACTGCTGATCCGCGTAAAAGCCGTTTCCATCAATCCGTTGGATTGGAAGGTGTATGGTGGAGAAATGAAATTGATGTCAGGATCTAAATTTCCCAAATCGGTAGGCATCGATTTTTCGGGTATTGTTGAACAGGCAGGCAGTGCCGCTACACGCTTTAAAACTGGCGATGCGGTCATTGGCCTGCTGGACGTATTCAAAGGGGGAGCCTTGGCCGATTATATTGTAGTTAAAGAGACAGATATTGCCGCAAAACCCACTAACATTTCATTTGAGCAGGCCGCAGCTCTGCCCGTAACCGGTCTCTCGGCCCTGCAAATTGTTGACCAACTGGCCGCAATCAGTCCTGGTCAGGACGTATTGATAAACGGTGCTACGGGCGGTGTTGGTGTATTTGCCGTACAGATTGCTAAAAAACGCGGGGCTACTGTAACGGCAGTTGTCAGTACGAAAGGTGTTGCCGAGGCCGCTAAATGGGGGGCAGATACTGTAATCGACTATACAAAACAGCCAATCAGTAGCCTGCCTAATCAGTACGACGCAGTGATTGACCTTTCTACCAAACTCTCTTTTGCCGATGCCAAGCGTTTATTGAAACCCAAGGCCTTCTTTGTCAGTACGCTACCTTCCCCGCTGACGCTTGTTTACTCATTTGTAAATAATCTTTTTTCAGGAAAAAAAATGAAAATCCTGATCCTAAAGCCGACCGTTGAGGGATTCCGTAAATTAGTTGAACTAGCTGAAAATGGCTTGCAGATTGTACTGGACAAGACATACTCCATTTCAAATGTCAGACAAGGCTATCAGGAATCCCGTCGGGGCAAATCGATTGGAAAGTCGGTGATCGTTCTGAATTAATGAAGGCTTCACCGCATAAATCGAATGTTGCTACTCTATAGGTTTGTATAACGGCTGTTTTTTTAAGCGTGATCGTTTCACCAATCGGTAAAGAAACCATAAGAGGCCCAGACCAGCTATTACAGAAAGAATCATTGTTTCGGGAGGAGTAAGGCTATCGTATAGCTGGTGAAGCCCCTGGGCCAAATTGTTCCCTATAAGTGCCACTGTTATAGCCCAGACGAGCGCCCCCAGGGCGTTGTAGGTCATAAAGCGGATCGAGGAAAAGCCTGCCAACCCTACGGCGGCTGGTATAGCTCCCCGTAAGCCATATAGTGCCCGAAAGCCTACTACCAGTCCTGTACCATAACGATTCATCAATTTCTCAATTCGATTATAACGAAGCTGCCAGCGAGGCCGCTTGCTGATAAAGGTTGAGCCGTATCGGTTACCAAGCAGAAAACAGAGCTGAGTGATACAAAACGAGGAAAGTGCGGCCAGGCCAATAACGACTGGTAAAGAAAAATACCCGCGTTGGGCTAAATACACTCCGACCAGTAAAAAGGCTTCACTTTCCAGCAGCACGCCTAGAAACAGCATCGGATAGCCGTAGGTGAGCATGAGTTCCTGGAAGTTCATCGTTCATTAGATAAAGTTGTTTCCTTAAAAACTTACTAAAAGTCAAATTGTTAGCGTCTAGCCGTCTTCATTATGCTGTAACCGCTGGAATCAATCGCACAGTCATCACTGGCAACTTTGGTTAGCGAAGCAACAATAATTAACTGGGCCAGTAAACTCGGTATATGATACAAGCTATAGTTGGTCATCTAGTAAAGGCAGTTTTATAAAAACGTCCTGATTGGTAGAGTTATGCGCTGAAGAAGTTAGCTTGCCTGAGGCCCTGTTTCCGGTACAAAAAACCATAATACACCCAGGGCAATGAGGGCTAGACTGGCCAGGGTTAAAAAAGCGATATTGTAACTGGTTTGTTGCAGGAGTATACCGGCAAAGGCATTACTAAGAGAGGCCCCCAGCCCAACAGCTGTAGCAATAGCTCCCTGCGTAGTATTGAACAGGCCCGATCCGCGCGTCAGATCCGAGACAATCAGGATGGACAAAACACCAAAAATTCCCGCACCAACACCGTCCAGAACCTGAATGGCAACTAGTAAAATGGGATCGCCCGTTAAGGTGTATAATAAGCCACGAAGGGGCAGTACAGCAAAGCCAATCAGTAACAACCGCTTGCGACCGGTCGGGGCCAGCTTCCCCGTCAGGTAACTAACAGGAATCATAACGAGCTGAGCGACAATGATACAGGCCGACATATATGCCGAAGATGTCCCTGCATTGATTCCCTGGGCCAGTCGTTGACCGAGCAGTGGCAGCATCGCTGCGTTAGCGAAATGAAAGAGTACACAGGCCAGCGCAAAAAAGAGAATTGACCGATTGCCGAGTAATGCCTGCCAGCCTGAACTGTTGTTGTTCGCCTGTTCCTCTTCCTCCGAACATCCCCTGGCGCGTTGATGGTCGATGTCTTCCTCTCGAATGCGCCAGATCGATAAGCTACTCAGAACAGACATTGCCGCCAGTAATAGAAAAATACCTTTTGTACTTACGTAATAGCCCAGCAAGCCTGCCAGCATGGCAGCAAAAACATTCCCCGCGTGATTGAACGTTTCGTTGCGCCCAACTCGTTTGTCCAATCCTTTAGGGCCAACCAGCCCTAGTGTGATGGCCGCAATAGCGGGCGTAAACCAGGCGGCTGCCAAGCCCATAATAGCTTGGCCTCCCAGAATCACTGAGTAGGTTGGTACGGTAATGGTAACGATGGCTGACAGGGCAATCAGAAGTGAAGCAACGATTGAGTAAGCACGCTTTCGGCGGGTTTGGTCGACCAGGGCACCGGCTGGTGTTTGCGCAACCACAGTAGCAATGCCCATCACCGACATAGCGATACCGATAGTTTGCGCATTCCAGTGCAGAGTTGTTAATAAGTAAATAGCCAGATAAGGCCCCAGGCCATCCCGAACATCAGCCAGAAAGAAATTGGCAGCATCCAGCGCTCGTAGGCTGGTCAAACCAGGTTGTCGTGCCGTTAGTTTAGGTGATAATTTAACCATATTTTAATGATGGACTAGCGTTTCGCATACTGAATAGACAAACACTAATATGTAGGTCACCTAAATATTGTACCAAGCTATACTGGGGGAAGAATAGATTGCTAATTAACAGATAGCTAAATAGTTGGCTGTTGGTGTTTCTGGGCGGACTACTTAATTTGCTGTAGAGAAAAATACCTATAGTTGTTGTCGGATGTAGGCATGGTTAATTGGATTCGGTAAAATGCCAATTGGCGGCTGAAGAGCTATAATGCTACAGGCGAAGTCAAAAGCAGCTAAAGGATAAGAACATCTGCATGCTTGGCATCATGAAAGACGCTGCGATACCGAAGAATCTAATGGCTATACCTACTTCGTTAGAAGACTATTGAGTTTATGCCAAGAGAAATGCTTTATCGTAGTTGTAAGCAGGTCGGGGCCTAGGAAAAGCTGACCAGCCTGAGCGAACAGAAAGCAACGGTACTGGAAGAGATAATACTACGACTCAAACGCGAATTAGTCAGTGCGAGATTGTCTTTTCGGCTGAGCATATCAACCTTACAGATTGCATTTACGACAGGTTTCGGCATGGCCCTCACGCAGGGCTTCCTGAACTGTAGAGTACCGATCTTCAGAGGTGAAATTTAGCCTGATTTGCTCATATTTGCTGAATGTAAAGGGGCTAATTGCACCGGTGCCCTGGCTGACTTTACAGTTTTGTCCAGTCATTCAGGGAGTTAAGGCAGCATCAAGACGCCTTCTATTTTAGAGATCGGTCGTCTGTTGCATTTAAGCCGAGCGACGGTTTACCGGTATTTAGCTTGGCAGGGGGATGCTGATATATAGAACCTTGCTCCATAAAATGGGCGGTTTATGAGGCATTCAGTAAGGCATATCAAGCTTTCATTGCAGGGATCACAGATAATGCTAAATTAGTTTAAGCTTCGGCACTCGACAGGTGAAACCCCCACTTTCTGCTTGAAGAACCGAGTAAAATGCTGGGGATACTTGAACCCTAATTCATACGCAATCTCACCGACCGATTTGCTGGTATCGAAAATCCGCTCTTTCGCTAGATCAATCAAATGAAGCTGGATGTATTCCAGAGCTGATTTACCCGTTTCTTTTTTGATTAAATCGCCGAAGTAATTGGGTGATAAGTGCAACTCCTGGGCAAAGTAAGCAACCGTTGGCACGCCATCGGTTCGTAGTTTTTCGCCTAATAAATATTCGTTTAGTTTCTGCTCAAATTGTTCAATTAGCCCATGATTCACATGCCCACGGGTCATAAATTGGCGGTCGTAAAAGCGGGAACAATATTTCAGCAGCAATTCCAAATTCGCGATAATCAGTTCTTTACTGTGCCCCGAGAAGGGGATTCGGTTACTATTCCTCCCCAGGTGACACACTGGCATGGTGCAGGCCCTTCTGGCCAATTCACCCACATAGCTATCAATCCAAACGTGAGTAAGGGAGGAGCCGTCAACTGGCTCCAAACCGTTACGGATGAAGAATACAATAAAGCGCCCTAGCAGGAACAAACAAACCGACTACTTTTGATTAGTCGGTTTGTTTTTCTATAAAGTGTACCCACATAAACGGCGCTTCATGAAACGCATAAGGGACCTATTTTTCAACATGAAGTTTTTCGTACTTAGGCCAGCTTACATGCCGAACTAGTCAATTACCAGGAAACGACGGCTACTAATCTGCAACATTCTAACTACACAGGTGTCATTGAGGACATTAGCTGAATCCTTTTCAACTTCACCCTCTATGATGCTTCGATTAATCTTGCTTTGGGGATCTTTTTTGCTGACGACTCTTCTGGCCTTCCCCCAAGCAGCCAATTGCCTTATCGCCAGGTAAGCGGCTCTATCATTGCCCAATTTAAGCAATCCCGCGTACTTAAAGCCAATCTACCCAGTACAGGTTCACGTTGAACTACTTCCTCTCATCATTAGCTTTTTCAGTAATCAGGCTTACTAGAAGTGTGGAGCAATGATTGTTTAATCCAGTAGACCAGTCGATAGATGAGTGTAACACCGCCGACCAACGAACAAGTACTCTGGCTTACGTTCCAGTCGGGCGATGAAGGGGCTTTTCAGCAACTCTATCAACTCCATATTCGGCATCTGCTCAACTATGGGCTGCGTCTTTGCGACTCGTTAGCGACCGTTGAAGACTGCATTCAGGATGTATTCACCGAACTATGGCACTATCGGCAACGGGTTGCCCAGCCGGCTTCAGTGCGCTTTTATTTGCTGAAGGCACTTCGCAACCGGCTCAAAGCGCAGTACCGACGGGAGCAGCCGTTTATTTCAGGCTGGGATGATGATCGGGATGAAGTCGGTCAATCGATGTTTAGCATTGAGCCGTCGGCTGAACAGCAACTCATCGCCCTGGATATTGATTCCGAGCGAGCCGAAAAAATCCGGCTGGCCATGAATGCCTTATCGCCCCGGCAACGCGAAATAATTTACCTCCGCTACTTTAACGACCTGTCGTATGAGCAGATCTGTGAGTTGATGAACATTAACTACCAAACTGCCCGCTCACAGATTTATTCGAGTTTAAAACAATTGCGTATACTTCTGAAAGACAAAGAGTTGTCTTTACTGATTTCCTTCTTTTTCTTCAATTAGGAAAATTTTTTACATTTTTTATACTACAAAAGGCTGCTTTTTCTTCACTGTATGATAGAATAACCTGATGGTATGAAATCATACAGTGATTACCTGCCTTACGATACCGAAGCATTTCTGATGGATGCTTCCTTTCGGGACTGGATTGCGAAGCCAACTCCAGAGATGACGGCGTACTGGCAAGGGCTGGTGGAAACCTATCCACACCTGCGTGACTCGTTTGAGCAAGCCCGGCTGCTCGCCCAGGGACTGGCCGCTACCTGGATTCCCTTTTCTGATGAATACACGGCTGATCTGTTTCAGCGGACGCTGGCCAATCGAACGCCCGAACCTGTGGAGCACACCGCTACGATCCGACCCATGCCACGCGTATCGTATTGGACTTATGCCGCTGCCGCGCTGATTCCACTACTGATCGGCATTTGGGCCTACCTCTATTTTTTTCAGGAACGGCTGATTCAGAACGGGAATGCCCAGTTTCAGACACTTATCTTGTACGATGGAACGGAGGTAAGACTTAATGCCAACAGTCGACTGCGCATTCCCTCGCGTTTCCATTGGCGGTCGAACCGGGAAGTCTGGCTTACGGGCGAAGGTTTCTTTGCCGTTCAGAAACAGAAAAACGACGCGACTGGAAGCTATCGAAAATTCATCGTTCATGCCGAGCGGGCTGATATTGCCGTATTGGGGACCCGATTCACGGTCTATACAAGATCTCAACGGACGCAGGTGTTGCTGGAAGAAGGGCGGATCGCTCTAACCGACCCGGTTAGCCAAAAAACAATCGTGATGAAGCCAGGGCAGCTAGCAACTTACCAGACAGGCGCATCGCGCTATACACTCGCCAAGGTCAATGCCGCTCAGCAACGCCCGCTGACGGCCTGGCGCGACAAACTATTGGTGTTTGAAAATGCGTCGATGGCGGTTCTCGGGCAACGGTTCCGAGAGGTATATGGTGTGCAACTGGTGCTGGAAGGCGAGGGCTTTGCCGATCAGCAATTTACCGGTGAACTGCCTATCGATAATCAGGAGAAAGCCCTACGCATTCTTTCCGAAACCTTCGGGCTCAAAGCGGTACCGTACCAGAACCGCATCTACTTTATTCCCAGTCCAGTGAACTGACGCAGGCAGTCGGCCTGTAAAAATAAAACCACACTCAGCGAGCGTGGCCTATTCAATTTATAAATTCTAAAACAAAGAACGTAAAAAATGCCTAAACCCTTACATCGTGAGTGCCTTCATTTTGCTGCGTTGGCACTACTGACGGGCGGAATCGGCTCGGTTTCTGCCCAGACCCTGGCCCTGGCTCGTTATCAAAACCCGTCTGGTGTAAACCAACCAGCGCTCAATTCACTGGAACTCAAAACCCTGCTTGGACAACTGGAAGGTAAGTATGGGGTTCGTTTTAATTACCGGGCGGCCCTGGTGCGTTCGGTTACGATTTTGACACCCCCGTTAGCCGATTTTAGTGAGCATATTCCCGAAACACTGAACCGGATTCTGGCACCAAAGGAATTGCAGTGTATCCAGATCGATGCCCGCACCTATGTCATCCAACCCGTAAGCAGTACAAAAAAAGGAGTAAAGTCCGAATCACCAAATACTGCCGACACACGTCCAATCATTACCCCTTCGCTTACTTCTATCGTTTTTGAGCAGGTGCAGGAACGTACCCTGAGTGGGCAAGTCGTGGATGCCGCATCCGGGCAGGGATTGCCGGGGGTTAGCGTTCTGATCAAAAATACCAGCAAGGGAACCGTTACCGATACGGACGGCAATTTTCGACTAGTTATTCCCAATCAAGCTGAAATCGTTGTGTTTTCGTTCATCGGCTACATCTCTCAGGAAGTTGCCGTTAAGAACCAAACCATACTGACCGTCAAGCTGGTCGCTGACACCAAAGCGCTTAACGAAGTCGTGGTGGTCGGTTATGGTACCCAGAAGAAATCGGACGTGACTGGCGCGGTATCGACCATTACAGCCGAAAAGCTAAAGTCACAGCCTGTTGCCGGTATTGATCAGGCATTAGCCGGGCAACTACCGGGCATTCAGGTTACCCAACCCTCAGGCGCGCCAGGTGGTGGGGTTCGAGTACGGGTGCGGGGATCTGGCTCTATTTCATCCAGCAACGAGCCGCTGTATGTGATTGACGGCTATCCAGTACAGGGAAACTTTGATCAGAACTATAATCCGCTGACGACCCTCAATCCCGCCGATATTGAATCCATCAACGTACTCAAAGATGCCTCCTCAACGGCTATTTATGGTTCTCGAGGGTCAAATGGCGTGGTAATCATTACCACTAAACGAGGAAAAGCCGGAAAAACGCGGATTGATTTCGATGCGTATGTCGGTACCCAGTCGCTGGACCGACCCATCAAGATGCTCAATGCCGCACAACTGGCCGAAATCGGTATCGAGGCTCGAAATGAATATTATCGCGATGTGATTGGGGGAAATCCGGCCGATAGCAACGAAGAGCGATTGAAGAAAACATCGGCCGGTCTGGCCCTGATTCCGCCCTTCTTTACTCAACCCAGCCCATACGATACCGACTGGCAGAAGGCCTTTTACCGAGCCGCGCCCATCAGTAGCTACAACGTGTCGGTCAGTGGTGGTAATGAACGGACTACGTTTTCGGTAGGGGCTGGGTATTTCAACCAGCAGGGCATTATTCCCAATACCAACCTGCTGCGTTACTCTATTCGGGCCAATATCGAATCGCAGGCTAGTGACCGACTCAAAATTGGGGTCAGTTTGCTGCCATCTGTCCGAACCCAGCGCGTTGTCGATGTGGAAGGGCACGTGTCGGTGGGGGCAATCACGGGTACGCTTAATTTCCTGCCCCAATTGCCAGTTCAATACCCCGATGGAACCTATAGTACCATGACCAACATGCAGTATGGGTTTCAGACGCCCGAAAATCCGCTGGTGATTGTCAATGAAGAAAATCGGCAGCAGTTGGCCTACCGGATGCTGGGAACGGTGTATGCTGATTATTCCCTTCTGAAAGATCTCAACCTGCGGGTAACCGTTGGGGGTGACCTGAATGCCTCGCGGGAAGATCGGTTTCGGTCGTCCAAAATTGGCAACCCCGGCCAGCCAGCGCCAACCGTACCGTCAGGATTTGCCAACGATGGGATGAGTTATAACTGGCTGAACGAAAATACCGCCACCTACACCCGGCAGCTTGGAAACCATGGCTTTACGGCGCTGGCAGGGTATACCATTCAGAAAAACCGGAATTATGGAACCTCCTTAACGGCTATCAATTTCCCCAACGATCTGGTGACGACCCTCAATGCGGGGCAGATTAACGGGGGAAATACAACGCGTGACGAATGGGCCCTTTTGTCCTGGCTGGGTCGGATCAACTACAATTACCAGGATCGGTATCTGCTAACCGTTAGCTTCCGGCGGGACGGCAGCAGTCGGTTTGGGTCCAATAATCGCTGGGGTAATTTCCCGTCGGTTGCGGCTGCCTGGCGAATCATCGACGAACCGTTTATGAAGTCGGTCAAAGCGATTAGCGACCTGAAGTTGCGGGCCAGCTACGGGCTAAACGGAAATAATTTTATCAGTAACTACGGCTCGATTGGGCTAATTAGCACGTCCAATTACATCACCGGGGCTGGTACGGGCGCGCTGGCCAATGGCCTGGTACCTTCATCCATCGCGAACCCCGATCTGACCTGGGAAAAATCCAAGCAGGTAGATGTCGGTCTGGAAGTTGGTCTGTTCAACAACCGCCTGTTGCTGACTGCCGATTATTACAACCGATTAACCTCGGGCTTACTATTGAATGTGCCGGTTCCGTCGATCACGGGTTTTACCAATGCCTTACAAAACATTGGTCAGGTAAAGAATTATGGGCTGGAGTTTGGCCTAATGAGTCGAAATATTGTGGGGAAAGGCTTTACCTGGACTACGGACGCCAATATCTCCTTCAACCGAAATCGGGTGCTGGCTCTGGGGCCCAAAGGCGATCCTATTCGTAGCTCTACCGACGTAGCCGATACGCACATCACCCAGATTGGATCGCCCATCAGCAATTATTATGGCTACCAGGTCGATGGTATTTTCCAGAACCAGGCGCAGGTCGATGCGGGGCCAACCTGGGCAGCACCGGTCATTACCCGGCCGGGTGATTTCCGATTCAAAGACATCAATGGGGATGGAAAAATCGACGCCAACGACCGGACCGTCATTGGTACGCCCTACCCTAAATTTGTTTTTGGAATAACAAACACAATTAGCTACAAAGGATTCGACCTGAGTATATTACTACAGGGATCGCAGGGAAATCAGGTATTGTATTTGCAGCGCCGTTTCTTCGGTTTCGTCAATTCCAGCAATTCGTATGCGGATGTGGTAAACCGGTGGCAGAGCGAAGCTAATCCGGGCGATGGCAAACATCCACGGGCGTATCCGGCGGGTAACTCCAATCAGGTAACATCCTACTATGTGGAAGATGGCTCGTATCTGCGGATTCGCAATGTTTCGCTGGGGTATCGACTGCCGGCTCCCTGGGCCAAACGCATCGGGATGCAGGGCTTACGCATCTATACGACGGGCCAGAACCTCTATACGTTTACCAAATACGCGGGTTACAATCCTGAAGTCAACCGAAACTACAGCGGTAATCCGCTTGTCGAAGGGGTCGATTATGGGGTTTACCCACTCGCTCGCAGTTTCACCGTTGGTCTGAATGCTTCCTTCTAACCCCTAGCTTTTCCATGAAACGTTTTTCATCTAGCTTACTCCTTCTACTCGGACTGGCCTCCTCGGCTTGCCAGGACGACTTCCTGGCCCTATCACCGATTTCGTCGGCCAACATCGATAAATTTTACCAGACTCCGGCCGATTTTCAGACGGCTATTCTGGGCGCATATTCGACCTTACAGACGGGCGGCATGTACGGAAACTGGTTTTTATTTGCCGAAGAACGCTCCGACAATACCGAACAGGAAGATTACGCAGGGACCACGCAGGTCTATGGCGATTTTGATACGTTTACCCTACTGTCTACCAACAGTTTTATATCCGATGCCTGGAATGCCCATTATCGGTTGATCAATCAGTGCAATACCGTTCTGAGCCGGATACCGTCGGTAAATTTTTCGGACGCCACCCAAAAAGACCAGTTGATCGGCGAAGCTAAATTTTTGCGGGCACTAGCCTATTTCAATCTGGTACGGGTGTATGGCGATGTTCCGCTGGTAACAACGGCCATTAGCGGGGCCGATGCCTATCAAGTCAATCGGAGTCCAGTAGCCGATATCTATACCCAAAT
This window of the Spirosoma aerolatum genome carries:
- a CDS encoding cupin domain-containing protein, which produces MPTGHKLAVVKAGTIFQQQFQIRDNQFFTVPREGDSVTIPPQVTHWHGAGPSGQFTHIAINPNVSKGGAVNWLQTVTDEEYNKAP
- a CDS encoding SusC/RagA family TonB-linked outer membrane protein; translated protein: MPKPLHRECLHFAALALLTGGIGSVSAQTLALARYQNPSGVNQPALNSLELKTLLGQLEGKYGVRFNYRAALVRSVTILTPPLADFSEHIPETLNRILAPKELQCIQIDARTYVIQPVSSTKKGVKSESPNTADTRPIITPSLTSIVFEQVQERTLSGQVVDAASGQGLPGVSVLIKNTSKGTVTDTDGNFRLVIPNQAEIVVFSFIGYISQEVAVKNQTILTVKLVADTKALNEVVVVGYGTQKKSDVTGAVSTITAEKLKSQPVAGIDQALAGQLPGIQVTQPSGAPGGGVRVRVRGSGSISSSNEPLYVIDGYPVQGNFDQNYNPLTTLNPADIESINVLKDASSTAIYGSRGSNGVVIITTKRGKAGKTRIDFDAYVGTQSLDRPIKMLNAAQLAEIGIEARNEYYRDVIGGNPADSNEERLKKTSAGLALIPPFFTQPSPYDTDWQKAFYRAAPISSYNVSVSGGNERTTFSVGAGYFNQQGIIPNTNLLRYSIRANIESQASDRLKIGVSLLPSVRTQRVVDVEGHVSVGAITGTLNFLPQLPVQYPDGTYSTMTNMQYGFQTPENPLVIVNEENRQQLAYRMLGTVYADYSLLKDLNLRVTVGGDLNASREDRFRSSKIGNPGQPAPTVPSGFANDGMSYNWLNENTATYTRQLGNHGFTALAGYTIQKNRNYGTSLTAINFPNDLVTTLNAGQINGGNTTRDEWALLSWLGRINYNYQDRYLLTVSFRRDGSSRFGSNNRWGNFPSVAAAWRIIDEPFMKSVKAISDLKLRASYGLNGNNFISNYGSIGLISTSNYITGAGTGALANGLVPSSIANPDLTWEKSKQVDVGLEVGLFNNRLLLTADYYNRLTSGLLLNVPVPSITGFTNALQNIGQVKNYGLEFGLMSRNIVGKGFTWTTDANISFNRNRVLALGPKGDPIRSSTDVADTHITQIGSPISNYYGYQVDGIFQNQAQVDAGPTWAAPVITRPGDFRFKDINGDGKIDANDRTVIGTPYPKFVFGITNTISYKGFDLSILLQGSQGNQVLYLQRRFFGFVNSSNSYADVVNRWQSEANPGDGKHPRAYPAGNSNQVTSYYVEDGSYLRIRNVSLGYRLPAPWAKRIGMQGLRIYTTGQNLYTFTKYAGYNPEVNRNYSGNPLVEGVDYGVYPLARSFTVGLNASF
- a CDS encoding MFS transporter, which encodes MVKLSPKLTARQPGLTSLRALDAANFFLADVRDGLGPYLAIYLLTTLHWNAQTIGIAMSVMGIATVVAQTPAGALVDQTRRKRAYSIVASLLIALSAIVTITVPTYSVILGGQAIMGLAAAWFTPAIAAITLGLVGPKGLDKRVGRNETFNHAGNVFAAMLAGLLGYYVSTKGIFLLLAAMSVLSSLSIWRIREEDIDHQRARGCSEEEEQANNNSSGWQALLGNRSILFFALACVLFHFANAAMLPLLGQRLAQGINAGTSSAYMSACIIVAQLVMIPVSYLTGKLAPTGRKRLLLIGFAVLPLRGLLYTLTGDPILLVAIQVLDGVGAGIFGVLSILIVSDLTRGSGLFNTTQGAIATAVGLGASLSNAFAGILLQQTSYNIAFLTLASLALIALGVLWFFVPETGPQAS
- a CDS encoding helix-turn-helix transcriptional regulator; this translates as MIFSFTATPDFDFMTYFARYIQATVQNGLLVIPDHVGEGYIRKLAFGPDFKITIHRYVLKEELVLKRNASGQGNDLITVFFYSNDQALEIAYNDDPQVQFSQRDESAIQVTSNDMSSTIRFPAHQTIHYVVVAIKPPRLTDLLALREPNSVLQTITGSGNSFLFFERMEAETKLLLKNMAAIDMNDRLSHFYMQIKVQELLYLVFYKLSLRENAAHQAINNADAERLLHIRNEIISDLSVPPVIRDLAQLAAMSETKLKQLFKQTFGTTIYNYYQQARMEEAAFLLKQGKHSVGEVGYELGFSNLSHFSRIFEKHYGLNPKRYSYS
- a CDS encoding NAD(P)-dependent alcohol dehydrogenase, which codes for MKKVIYNQFGDESILELVEQTVPEINKDQLLIRVKAVSINPLDWKVYGGEMKLMSGSKFPKSVGIDFSGIVEQAGSAATRFKTGDAVIGLLDVFKGGALADYIVVKETDIAAKPTNISFEQAAALPVTGLSALQIVDQLAAISPGQDVLINGATGGVGVFAVQIAKKRGATVTAVVSTKGVAEAAKWGADTVIDYTKQPISSLPNQYDAVIDLSTKLSFADAKRLLKPKAFFVSTLPSPLTLVYSFVNNLFSGKKMKILILKPTVEGFRKLVELAENGLQIVLDKTYSISNVRQGYQESRRGKSIGKSVIVLN
- a CDS encoding DedA family protein, producing MNFQELMLTYGYPMLFLGVLLESEAFLLVGVYLAQRGYFSLPVVIGLAALSSFCITQLCFLLGNRYGSTFISKRPRWQLRYNRIEKLMNRYGTGLVVGFRALYGLRGAIPAAVGLAGFSSIRFMTYNALGALVWAITVALIGNNLAQGLHQLYDSLTPPETMILSVIAGLGLLWFLYRLVKRSRLKKQPLYKPIE
- a CDS encoding FecR family protein codes for the protein MKSYSDYLPYDTEAFLMDASFRDWIAKPTPEMTAYWQGLVETYPHLRDSFEQARLLAQGLAATWIPFSDEYTADLFQRTLANRTPEPVEHTATIRPMPRVSYWTYAAAALIPLLIGIWAYLYFFQERLIQNGNAQFQTLILYDGTEVRLNANSRLRIPSRFHWRSNREVWLTGEGFFAVQKQKNDATGSYRKFIVHAERADIAVLGTRFTVYTRSQRTQVLLEEGRIALTDPVSQKTIVMKPGQLATYQTGASRYTLAKVNAAQQRPLTAWRDKLLVFENASMAVLGQRFREVYGVQLVLEGEGFADQQFTGELPIDNQEKALRILSETFGLKAVPYQNRIYFIPSPVN
- a CDS encoding RNA polymerase sigma factor, which encodes MSVTPPTNEQVLWLTFQSGDEGAFQQLYQLHIRHLLNYGLRLCDSLATVEDCIQDVFTELWHYRQRVAQPASVRFYLLKALRNRLKAQYRREQPFISGWDDDRDEVGQSMFSIEPSAEQQLIALDIDSERAEKIRLAMNALSPRQREIIYLRYFNDLSYEQICELMNINYQTARSQIYSSLKQLRILLKDKELSLLISFFFFN